A portion of the Punica granatum isolate Tunisia-2019 chromosome 7, ASM765513v2, whole genome shotgun sequence genome contains these proteins:
- the LOC116215552 gene encoding uncharacterized protein LOC116215552 isoform X3 produces MGSEIEHLPKELGELTNLVLLDLSKCSKLKVIEPGVLERLTKLEDLYLEKSFNRWESEEDATPHNASLAELTNLPRLRTLYVHAVNPMLLHQDLPFGTLEIYRILVGGKWDWSGSYEELRTMKLEVVRSDVLSQQWLQLTLQNVQDLHLYGISEGTSLSIHELCVEGFMQLKHLRVESSTAIQYIVSSAKWLAHDAFAMLESLLLQHLDNLEKICHGPVTPTSFGKLKVIKVEKCGKLRNIFSLSLVKRLSQLEEIEVNECMMMQEVVLDESKDDDDDQVELPSLRHLTLRNLPEMTTFFTRSQHSLSSICIPSVFLNGQQSLELLRIVERGHVGILPQLSKIKLRGLSKLNCIWSKCPQGVAAFQNLASLKVSFCWNLRYLFTPSIYKAMVKLTELQLIWCEGMEAIVMDEDHGNMESVLSCNIKEFPSLKVLGISYCRKLKEFYSIKGVSRRNGVAEFSNPTFRFPLCCGETEKDHHQVAVNSTKTVFFNRMVLLPRLMEMTLQAVGDFEKIWDNNELPETETSSNFGELETVRVDGCNKLRTVFPLISTEKRWQNLKKVDIRFCDFLVSVFEVDGNGQEYSDKKVKCTTAIMLFELQKLNLAVLPKLKCVVFDEKVSKTKTVVGFPNLTELTVWECECLTDLIPLTTVTTLLKLETLRILGPVGMREVVSQGDGEADQMDKIIIPRLRSLRLSSLESLECFFCGSSPLFLFPSLKDLVITGCYKMKGFISEPPNGRPQLQDGDAASQRLFNEKLFLPNLEELQISGIKLRALWKNQLFPGAFCKLKLLKVEGCTKLLSIVPSFMRKRLRNLEYLKVDDCSSSECIYEGLDAGDSSTSAGMNSRTYPEDEECMEKLQELHVFNCPQIRYLIGSRDGKCRHAAPRIVVLPRLTTLELEKLPALCKFWQGSSYTLELPSLNKLSVRECGGLEEAVSDAVDILQQDLDDQIDITIQQKRLPFWVEITAAIPDLLILESTDWNNELIEHILSIRQSHPEGLHGLRILAVERFVVGSAIYASSLLFKLRKLEELELVDASLEVLFPCEVAPSALINKDSSGNVVAAPLRRLKLVRCPELFNIWKGDRVTFSKHLEILQVCECAKLISLLPPSTTFQNLTSLRVLKCHRLKALLTVSTVKSLPQLAEMSVVECDALTEIVACGESGDSGGQEEIAFSRLEVLKLDYLMNIKHFCSGSHALRLPSLTELTMVGCPVIKIFCQGDISTPKLQDIVRWNSARGSGYSYKLYSDLNTTMKESFYEKTQLSSIHSLKISESIEWKEIWLCSGLPSGSIEFLRSLTIEDCGFLTVAAVPTDKSLQLIWLQKLEIRNCGAVEEVFEPLRTDDAQARFYWLEELHLRDLPMLKLIFPKGFHRTCSFMELHILQVHNCSCLLNILTPNMVRYLASLLKIEIKDCTMLEEIIIKEKEDEEILGSIIRFSNENSGLQNLVLDGLAALKSFYPGDYRLEFPYLVKMTIKNCPEMVRFAHPTASIREDDVASSTRDVIDQQITSQPAFFSEVSFPDLRTLTLSQMDKLFAIWRHDKLSWKSFRELREIEVERCCSLRYVVTPILVRYLPELERIKIKDSEMLEAIIGKENEEEGGADYLIKLPKLNYILMDSLLKLLSFYPGDSLLECPSLKGMIIKNCPQMRAFTCPVLMYAEGCRDQLGEGDIKIPTQPFFSEKVFFPELKQLTLSRLDNLSTIWHNEFYEDSFCQLEEILVFQCGMLLKVFQPITAQRFMCLETLTVAECDSLEVVFDLVGLAAMVHNDDEIHEDKEQGEASRVASLGKLEISRLPKLRSLWNVDKEGIVSFENLKEAHVRECPKLVNLFPASIARGFTRLESLNIEECGLEWVVAKGEEAIGRFVFEEAAFLKLWKLPKLEGFYPREHTSEWPMLKQLVVHGCNKVEAFASGYGSLHQTSAEGREVAAKPPLFLVDKDAFPNLLSLSIEAVEEIWPHQFSGEIFPKLKNLKINNSKDLAADLPARFLHGLQNLGKLVLSKCHFKDIESHEGSPVKGITGQLVNQVPNNGALPHLGVLQVSECSGLTNLDQLPLSFQSLTILKVSACNELLCLMASATAKSLIRLTHMTIENCRVMEEVVANEGYVVANDEITFGQLQKLTLSSLSELASFSRGNFNVKFPSLWQVSLSECPKMDLFFHGTLSTPMLAIVQISGKAIFIHDHNLNAAMLERSQATCGQLEKLSEVEQHHENSWAGTLSDSELSYLI; encoded by the exons ATGGGTTCTGAGATTGAGCATTTGCCAAAAGAGCTAGGAGAACTAACCAATCTGGTACTATTGGATTTGAGCAAATGCTCCAAGCTAAAAGTGATAGAACCAGGGGTACTGGAAAGACTGACCAAACTGGAGGATTTGTATCTCGAAAAAAGTTTCAACCGGTGGGAGAGTGAAGAAGATGCAACGccacacaatgctagccttgcTGAGTTGACCAACTTGCCTCGGCTAAGGACACTATATGTGCATGCTGTCAATCCCATGTTGCTCCACCAGGACCTGCCGTTCGGAACATTGGAAATATATCGAATCCTTGTTGGTGGTAAATGGGATTGGTCAGGCAGCTATGAAGAGCTACGAACGATGAAGCTTGAGGTGGTGAGATCAGATGTTCTGTCTCAACAATGGCTTCAGCTTACGCTGCAGAATGTTCAAGATCTTCACCTGTATGGCATATCGGAAGGTACTAGTCTGAGCATTCACGAGCTGTGTGTAGAAGGTTTTATGCAACTAAAGCACCTTCGTGTTGAAAGTAGCACTGCCATCCAGTATATAGTCTCCTCAGCAAAGTGGTTAGCTCATGATGCTTTTGCAATGTTGGAGTCCTTATTGCTTCAGCACCTGGACAATTTGGAGAAGATCTGTCATGGCCCTGTCACACCCACTTCTTTTGGTAAACTGAAAGTGATAAAAGTCGAAAAGTGTGGGAAGTTGAGAaacattttctctctttccttgGTGAAACGCCTTTCACAGCTCGAAGAGATTGAAGTAAATGAATGCATGATGATGCAAGAGGTTGTTTTAGATGAGAgcaaagatgatgatgatgatcaaGTCGAGTTGCCAAGCCTACGTCATTTGACATTGAGAAACTTACCAGAGATGACCACATTCTTCACCAGATCTCAACATTCATTGAGCAGCATCTGCATCCCAAGTGTTTTCTTGAACGGCCAACAG AGTTTGGAATTATTAAGAATTGTCGAACGTGGGCATGTTGGTATCCTCCCTCAGCTGAGTAAGATCAAGTTACGTGGTTTGTCGAAACTGAATTGCATCTGGAGCAAGTGTCCTCAAGGAGTAGCGGCGTTCCAAAACTTAGCGTCGTTGAAGGTGTCTTTCTGCTGGAATTTGAGATACTTGTTTACCCCATCGATATATAAAGCAATGGTGAAGCTAACAGAATTACAATTGATATGGTGTGAGGGGATGGAGGCAATCGTAATGGACGAAGATCATGGGAATATGGAAAGTGTGTTGTCATGCAATATAAAAGAATTCCCATCGTTGAAGGTCTTGGGGATATCCTATTGCCGCAAACTGAAGGAATTCTATTCGATTAAAGGGGTCAGTCGTCGTAATGGAGTCGCTGAATTCAGCAACCCAACCTTCAGATTCCCTTTGTGTTGTGGGGAGACAGAGAAAGATCATCACCAGGTGGCTGTCAATTCAACGAAGACAGTCTTCTTCAATCGAATG GTTCTCCTCCCGAGGTTGATGGAGATGACGCTCCAGGCCGTAGGAGATTTCGAGAAGATATGGGACAATAATGAACTCCCCGAAACTGAAACATCATCTAATTTCGGCGAACTGGAGACCGTCAGAGTTGATGGATGCAATAAGCTTCGTACAGTCTTTCCTTTAATTTCAACAGAGAAGAGGTGGCAGAATCTTAAAAAAGTTGATATACGTTTCTGTGATTTTTTGGTATCTGTATTTGAAGTTGATGGCAATGGGCAGGAGTACTCAGATAAGAAAGTGAAGTGCACAACAGCAATAATGCTCTTTGAATTGCAAAAATTGAATTTGGCTGTGCTGCCGAAGCTAAAATGCGTTGTCTTCGATGAGAAGGTGTCCAAAACCAAAACTGTGGTGGGTTTTCCGAATCTCACAGAACTCACTGTGTGGGAGTGCGAGTGTTTAACAGATCTCATCCCACTCACAACAGTCACAACTCTTCTGAAACTGGAGACACTGCGAATACTCGGGCCTGTCGGCATGCGGGAGGTTGTTTCCCAAGGGGACGGCGAAGCAGACCAGATGGATAAAATCATCATTCCCCGTTTGCGGTCATTGCGACTTTCTTCTCTTGAAAGCCTGGAGTGTTTCTTCTGTGGTAGTTCTCCTCTATTTCTATTTCCCTCCTTGAAAGATCTAGTAATAACTGGTTGTTATAAGATGAAGGGTTTCATTTCTGAGCCTCCAAATGGGAGACCTCAACTTCAAGATGGTGATGCTGCCTCCCAAAGACTTTTCAATGAGAAG CTCTTTCTTCCAAATTTGGAGGAATTACAGATTAGCGGCATCAAATTGAGAGCTCTATGGAAGAATCAACTTTTTCCGGGGGCCTTCTGCAAATTAAAACTTCTTAAGGTGGAGGGATGCACTAAGCTCCTCAGCATTGTTCCATCTTTTATGCGGAAGAGGCTGCGAAACCTGGAGTACCTCAAAGTAGATGATTGCTCTTCATCAGAGTGTATATATGAGGGCTTGGATGCTGGAGATAGCAGCACATCAGCCGGGATGAACAGTCGGACATACCCCGAAGATGAAGAGTGTATGGAGAAACTCCAAGAACTACATGTATTTAATTGTCCGCAGATACGATATCTAATCGGGAGCAGAGATGGAAAGTGCAGACATGCAGCTCCCAGAATCGTAGTACTTCCCAGGTTAACAACTCTTGAACTTGAGAAATTGCCAGCACTTTGTAAGTTTTGGCAGGGGAGCTCATACACTTTAGAGTTGCCATCCTTGAATAAGTTGTCTGTCAGAGAGTGTGGAGGTCTAGAGGAGGCCGTGAGTGATGCTGTAGATATACTACAACAAGATTTAGACGACCAAATTGATATCACGATTCAGCAAAAGAGACTGCCTTTCTGGGTTGAAATAACG GCTGCAATTCCCGACTTGCTAATTCTGGAGTCTACGGATTGGAACAATGAGCTGATAGAGCACATATTGAGTATTCGTCAATCTCATCCTGAAGGTTTGCATGGACTACGAATTCTGGCGGTGGAAAGATTTGTTGTCGGATCTGCTATATATGCATCAAGTCTCCTCTTTAAACTGAGGAAACTTGAGGAGCTCGAACTTGTTGATGCTTCGCTGGAAGTTCTATTCCCATGTGAAGTTGCTCCTTCAGCTCTTATTAATAAGGACAGCTCTGGGAATGTTGTTGCCGCACCGCTAAGGAGATTGAAGCTGGTCCGATGTCCCGAGCTATTCAATATTTGGAAGGGAGACAGAGTTACTTTCTCAAAACATTTAGAAATCCTTCAAGTGTGTGAATGTGCCAAATTGATCAGTTTACTGCCACCCTCGACAACTTTTCAGAATTTGACATCTTTAAGGGTATTAAAATGCCATCGGTTGAAAGCTCTCTTGACAGTTTCAACAGTGAAGAGTCTCCCGCAGCTTGCAGAAATGAGTGTAGTAGAATGCGATGCCTTGACAGAAATAGTGGCTTGTGGTGAATCTGGCGATAGTGGTGGACAAGAGGAGATTGCTTTTAGTCGACTAGAAGTACTGAAGCTTGACTACTTGATGAATATTAAGCACTTCTGTTCAGGAAGCCATGCACTCAGACTCCCATCGTTGACAGAGTTAACCATGGTGGGATGTCCCGTGATAAAAATCTTCTGTCAAGGTGATATAAGCACGCCGAAGTTACAGGACATAGTACGTTGGAATAGCGCCAGAGGATCAGGATACAGTTACAAACTGTACAGTGACCTTAACACAACTATGAAAGAGTCGTTCTATGAAAAGACACAACTCTCCTCGATTCATTCATTAAAGATCTCTGAGTCCATCGAGTGGAAAGAGATATGGCTTTGCAGTGGTCTTCCTTCTGGGAGCATCGAATTCTTGAGATCACTTACTATAGAGGATTGTGGGTTTTTGACGGTAGCAGCTGTTCCAACTGATAAGTCTCTCCAATTAATTTGGCTTCAGAAATTGGAGATAAGAAACTGCGGTGCAGTAGAAGAAGTGTTTGAGCCTCTGAGGACAGATGATGCACAGGCACGTTTCTACTGGTTGGAGGAGCTTCACTTGAGAGATCTTCCGATGTTGAAGCTTATCTTCCCCAAAGGTTTCCACAGAACTTGCAGCTTCATGGAACTTCACATTCTTCAAGTTCACAATTGCAGCTGCCTGTTAAACATACTGACGCCCAATATGGTGCGGTATCTTGCAAGCCTTCTCAAAATTGAAATCAAGGACTGTACGATGCTGGAGGAAATCATCATTAAAGAGAAGGAAGATGAGGAAATTCTGGGAAGTATAATTAGGTTTTCTAATGAAAATTCTGGGTTACAAAATTTAGTCCTTGACGGTTTGGCGGCATTGAAGAGCTTCTACCCTGGTGATTACCGTCTAGAATTCCCATACCTAGTAAAGATGACCATCAAGAACTGCCCCGAAATGGTTAGATTCGCACACCCAACTGCTTCAATTAGAGAGGATGATGTAGCAAGCAGCACAAGGGACGTTATTGATCAGCAAATTACCTCCCAGCCTGCATTCTTCAGCGAg GTTTCCTTCCCCGACTTGAGAACACTCACGCTCTCTCAGATGGATAAATTGTTTGCAATATGGCGGCATGATAAACTCTCTTGGAAGTCGTTTAGGGAATTGAGGGAAATCGAGGTGGAACGCTGCTGCTCCTTGAGATATGTGGTAACTCCCATTCTGGTGCGATATCTTCCAGAGCTagaaagaattaaaattaaggaCAGTGAAATGCTGGAAGCAATTATCGGCAAAGAGAACGAAGAGGAGGGAGGTGCAGATTATCTTATCAAACTTCCCAAGTTAAACTATATACTTATGGACTCCTTGCTGAAACTGTTGAGTTTCTATCCGGGTGATTCCCTTCTAGAATGCCCATCCTTGAAAGGCATGATAATAAAAAACTGCCCTCAGATGAGGGCATTCACTTGTCCAGTGCTGATGTATGCTGAAGGATGCAGAGATCAACTCGGTGAAGGTGACATCAAAATTCCAACTCAGCCATTTTTCAGTGAGAAG GTTTTTTTCCCTGAGTTAAAGCAACTCACGCTTTCTCGGTTGGACAATTTGAGCACTATATGGCATAATGAATTCTACGAGGACTCATTTTGTCAGCTGGAGGAAATCCTTGTCTTTCAGTGTGGAATGCTACTGAAAGTGTTTCAACCCATAACTGCCCAAAGATTCATGTGCCTGGAGACGCTAACTGTAGCTGAATGTGATTCACTAGAAGTAGTATTCGATCTCGTGGGGCTAGCTGCCATGGTACATAATGATGATGAAATTCATGAAGACAAGGAACAAGGTGAAGCCTCAAGAGTTGCATCATTGGGAAAACTGGAGATATCACGACTGCCAAAGCTAAGGAGTTTGTGGAATGTTGACAAAGAAGGGATTGTAAGCTTTGAAAACCTGAAGGAGGCACATGTGCGTGAATGCCCGAAACTCGTAAATCTTTTTCCAGCCTCTATAGCCAGAGGTTTTACGAGACTTGAGAGCCTGAATATAGAAGAATGTGGTTTAGAATGGGTTGTTGCCAAAGGAGAAGAAGCAATTGGAAGGTTCGTGTTCGAGGAGGCTGCCTTCTTGAAGCTTTGGAAGTTACCAAAGCTTGAGGGTTTCTATCCCCGAGAACATACTTCTGAATGGCCTATGCTAAAACAGTTGGTGGTGCATGGCTGCAACAAAGTAGAAGCATTTGCTTCAGGATATGGGAGCCTTCATCAGACTAGTGCGGAAGGTCGTGAGGTCGCAGCCAAGCCACCGCTCTTCTTAGTTGACAAG GATGCGTTCCCCAATTTACTTAGCTTGAGCATTGAAGCCGTGGAAGAAATATGGCCTCACCAGTTCAGCGGGGAAATTTTTCCCAAGTTAAAGAATTTGAAGATAAACAACTCAAAGGATTTGGCAGCCGATCTCCCCGCTCGATTCCTGCATGGATTACAGAATTTGGGTAAACTTGTCCTGAGCAAATGTCATTTCAAAGATATTGAGTCGCATGAAGGATCTCCTGTCAAAGGTATAACAGGGCAGCTCGTGAACCAAGTCCCAAATAATGGTGCTCTTCCACATTTGGGAGTCCTTCAAGTATCAGAGTGTTCAGGCTTAACAAACTTGGATCAATTGCCACTGTCGTTCCAAAGCTTGACAATTCTGAAAGTATCGGCTTGTAATGAATTGCTATGTCTAATGGCATCCGCAACGGCAAAAAGCCTCATCCGACTTACTCATATGACTATAGAAAATTGCAGAGTTATGGAGGAGGTGGTTGCAAATGAAGGTTATGTGGTAGCAAATGATGAGATTACTTTTGGGCAGTTACAGAAGTTGACTTTAAGCTCATTATCAGAGCTCGCCAGCTTCTCCAGAGGAAATTTCAATGTCAAATTCCCGTCCCTTTGGCAAGTGTCTCTGAGTGAATGCCCCAAAATGGACCTTTTCTTCCATGGAACCTTAAGCACGCCTATGTTAGCTATAGTTCAGATATCAGGGAAAGCCATCTTTATTCACGATCACAACCTCAATGCAGCAATGCTGGAAAGATCTCAAGCAACA TGCGGTCAACTTGAAAAACTGAGCGAGGTGGAGCAACATCACG AGAATTCTTGGGCAGGCACATTATCAGACAGTGAATTGTCTTATTTAATATAG